Genomic DNA from Prunus persica cultivar Lovell chromosome G1, Prunus_persica_NCBIv2, whole genome shotgun sequence:
GTCCGGTGCCTCTTCTTATTTATCCcaaatcctcctcctcctccaccgcCACCGCCGCTCGAGCTGGGGTTCGAGACATCCTCACCATCGTCCCTACTATGAGACCCACCGCCACCGCCTGATGCTGCAGGCAAGGTTAGAGTGGGCCTTGCGTGCGGAGAGGTGATCAGGTAGCCAGATGGCGGTGGCGGTGGGCGATAGAAGGCCGAGGAAAATTGGTgctggaggaggtggtggtgggacCCACCGCTCTGGTGGTAGGGCCCAGTAGTACCACCCTGATGGTGATGAATCAGCTCGCCCTCGGGCTCCTTGCGGTGGAAGTTGCGATGGCAGTTGCAGGCGGCGCATATGAGCGCGTCCATTGTTCCCTCGTCCCCGGCAGCCAGGAACTCGCAGCAGCCGTCGACGGCGTGACCACCGATGCTGACGGCGTGATTCTTGAGGCATTCTCTGTACCTGACCATGGTGGTgagggtggtggtggtgttggtgATTGCCGCTGTGGCGGTGGGCCCCCTCTTTCTTGCGGTGGAGACGGTGCCCTCCCGGGCTGGCCCCATTTTGGCCCTGGAACTCGCCCCAGCCGAGTCGTAACCTGGGGGCGCCGGCTGcatctccatctccatctccTCCTCGTGCTCTTCGTGCTCCTCAAattccattctctctctctctctctctctctctctctctctctctctcttgattTCTTTGATTGTTTGGTGAGGAAATGAAGAAGTGAAGATCTACATGGTTGCTGAAGAGCCCAAGAAACGGATTATGAAGACGATCAACAGCAAAAAGCTTCTTCCACTGGAGATGGACATTTGTAAATGACTAAGtgcaaaatatttgtttgtattaCATCCAAGTGTTGGTTTGTGTTGTGTAACAGTAATATTTAAATCTTAAActgttaatttttatttttatttttgggtttttttttgtttgttttgaaatgggtaatacttttttaatttttaaagtttctcaGGGAGGAGAAGATAAGAGAGGGGTGGAGAATTGTGGCCATCAATTCCCCTCTATGCATATCATACTCTAAACCTCTCtctttcatttatttctttttatttcttttttttttaatccctAATACTTAACTAGGGTTAATTTTTGAAATCTCTACTTGTTTTGGTGCTTTGCTTCTAACTTTCTTCTTGGCATTTCTTGCTAATTGCATAATGGCATGCActttggttctttttcttgttttccttttatgtgGAAGCACTactttgttgtgttttgtttcctttttttctttgtggtaAAAGTGAGATTGGGAATCACTTTCTCAGTAATAGCATGAAAGTAGAAAAGGGAAATGgcagagaaagaggaaaaccacTTGCCCCAAAAAAATGACATAGTACTAGAAGGGATGATGTTTAGTAAATGGTAGACCTGCTACCCTATATCTAAAAAGCTACTCAAATCGCACCACagtaaaattttcaaagatTTCCTAAAACGAGTATTTTCGCATAACGACATTTAGTCTTCATTTTGTTACTAgggattcaaaatttaaatcacATGAATAAGAGTTTATTGTATTGTTGAATagttaaaagaaaatagcaaATTCACAATTAGGTAACTCTGAAGAAGCACATATTAACTTTGATTcaccaaatttgaatttaaccAAATTTCTGCATATAATTCGAATTCGAGTTTAGTTTATTTGAAGTccgtcaaattcaaattttatctTAAATTCGAATTGAGTATATCAAGTTACCCTCTCGATCTTACCCTACGGACAACTCGTTAGTAAGGTAAACGAAAAATATGCATATCAAACAAGGGAGATTGTTAGGGGACAAATTGATGAATAGGAGTGATGAGGGCAAATCAAATAAGCGATCCAGGCTGGATGGGGATCAAGAGGTGGGGTTGATATATGCTTCAAGAACTGGCAACACAGGTGAGGTAAGCTCATGAGGACACTGATTTTAAACTGTCGGCATTTTTGGGAGCTGCCTACGTGCCCTCCATTTTCAGACATCATGTGTGAGTGTGTGTCTATGTGACGTCTTCTACCCTCAACAACTTTCAACTCAATGGCTTTCAGGATATTCTATCTCAACTTCTCATGGACTTGTTTTCACAGTACCATATACCATATACTCGACCAGGCCGCCATCTCATCTTCATCCAAGTTTCGTTTGAGTGCCATtacttttttgctttttaattcGGATTTGAAgagatttatttttctttgaggACTTCTTTATTGCGATGGGacgataatatattaaactcacacacactagcTACACatatgctaggactcgaactcaTAACTTTGTCTGAAGAAGAGATATATTTTCTGATTAGTTGTTCATCAATCATATGTATGTGGCCATTGATTAGCTAGTATAAACCTTATCATCGTCGAATATCAAATATCATATGTATGTGGCCATTTATTTGTCTAAGACATTGGTTATGTTTTAGTTCTCCGGTCAAATATCATTTATGAAAAAGTCAATAAAATCGGAAATTGTTTATTAATTTGAGTAACAATATAATCATTTCAATGTTTATGGTAAACATTATATCCGTGTACATGCTTGATCAAAATTACATAATGTTGTGGCTTTCAAATTAGCTAATTTTCCGAAAGGGTGATCTTCAAATTGAGTCCACGGGGTTGGGGAAGTGCCTTTGCTCCCTTTCCCAATCGTTGCCCCAGACAGTGAACTCGTAGACTAGGCTTTGTCCCGAATTTAGAAGAGAATCGCGCTTGCATCGCTTGGCTCTAACTGAGTTGGAAATATGAGGAAGCAGGCAAGCAAGTAGCCCTGTCCTAGAAAACTACGTCGAGGGAAAGATtaagagaaaatgaaagttAAGAGATAGATAGGCAACTGGAATTAAGCACatgttaaaaatgaaataaattgtcatataaatttgaaatgattTCGATGGTAATTACCTGACTAAACTATTTCtgatt
This window encodes:
- the LOC18792593 gene encoding zinc-finger homeodomain protein 2, whose protein sequence is MEFEEHEEHEEEMEMEMQPAPPGYDSAGASSRAKMGPAREGTVSTARKRGPTATAAITNTTTTLTTMVRYRECLKNHAVSIGGHAVDGCCEFLAAGDEGTMDALICAACNCHRNFHRKEPEGELIHHHQGGTTGPYHQSGGSHHHLLQHQFSSAFYRPPPPPSGYLITSPHARPTLTLPAASGGGGGSHSRDDGEDVSNPSSSGGGGGGGGGFGINKKRHRTKFTQEQKEKMLEFAEKVGWRIQKHDEAAVEEFCGETGVKRQVLKVWMHNNKHTLGKKLGP